One stretch of Streptomyces sp. MMBL 11-1 DNA includes these proteins:
- the fxsA gene encoding FxsA family membrane protein, whose translation MTTGTPPPTRPRRSRARRFLPLALAAWLVLEIWLLTLVASAAGGLVVLLILVAGAALGAAVIKSAGRRAFKNLTETLQQMPGQPGAPTTPPAAPAGGKGSRGNGLLMLGGLLLLIPGPISDAAGLVLLVPPVRTMLSRYAERSLERRVRAAAPGGLSDAFQQARMGRPDGKVVQGEVIREDGSQAPSGPDDAQDPRPPLTP comes from the coding sequence ATGACGACCGGCACTCCGCCCCCGACCCGTCCCCGGCGCTCGCGCGCCCGTAGATTCCTGCCGCTGGCCCTGGCCGCCTGGCTGGTCCTGGAGATCTGGCTCCTGACCCTGGTCGCCTCGGCCGCCGGCGGCCTCGTCGTCCTGCTGATCCTGGTGGCCGGGGCCGCGCTCGGCGCCGCGGTCATCAAGAGCGCGGGCCGACGCGCCTTCAAGAACCTGACCGAGACCCTCCAGCAGATGCCGGGGCAGCCCGGCGCTCCCACCACGCCGCCGGCCGCCCCCGCGGGCGGCAAGGGCTCCCGGGGCAACGGGCTGCTGATGCTGGGCGGACTGCTGCTCCTGATCCCCGGTCCGATCTCGGACGCGGCCGGACTGGTCCTGCTGGTGCCGCCGGTGCGCACCATGCTCAGCCGGTACGCGGAGCGCTCGCTGGAGCGCCGTGTGCGGGCCGCGGCGCCGGGGGGCCTCTCGGACGCCTTCCAGCAGGCCAGGATGGGGCGGCCGGACGGAAAGGTCGTCCAGGGCGAGGTCATCCGCGAGGACGGTTCCCAGGCGCCCTCCGGGCCCGACGACGCCCAGGACCCCCGCCCGCCCCTCACACCCTGA
- a CDS encoding polyprenol monophosphomannose synthase translates to MNDGGQRQFGPLGKVLVIIPTYNEVENIGPIVARVRTAVPDADILVADDNSPDGTGKAADEIAAADGQVHVLHRKGKEGLGAAYLAGFAWGSEHGYGVLVEMDADGSHQPEELPRLLTALKGADLVLGSRWVPGGRVVNWPRSREVISRGGSLYSRLALGLSVRDVTGGYRAFRTGTLDGLGLGEVASQGYCFQVDLARRAVEAGYHVVEVPITFVDREIGDSKMSRDILVEALWRVTGWGITSRANKVLGRKTL, encoded by the coding sequence GTGAACGACGGCGGTCAGAGGCAGTTCGGCCCGCTCGGCAAGGTTCTGGTGATCATTCCGACCTACAACGAGGTCGAGAACATCGGACCGATCGTCGCCCGGGTGCGCACCGCCGTCCCGGATGCCGACATCCTGGTGGCCGACGACAACAGCCCCGACGGCACCGGCAAGGCGGCCGACGAGATCGCCGCGGCCGACGGCCAGGTCCACGTCCTGCACCGCAAGGGCAAGGAAGGGCTCGGCGCCGCCTACCTCGCCGGTTTCGCCTGGGGCTCCGAGCACGGCTACGGCGTACTCGTCGAGATGGACGCCGACGGCTCCCACCAGCCCGAGGAGCTGCCCCGGCTGCTCACCGCGCTCAAGGGCGCGGACCTGGTCCTCGGATCCCGCTGGGTGCCGGGCGGCCGCGTGGTCAACTGGCCCAGGAGCCGTGAGGTGATCTCACGCGGCGGCAGCCTCTACTCCCGGCTCGCCCTCGGTCTCTCCGTCCGGGACGTCACCGGCGGCTACCGCGCCTTCCGCACCGGGACGCTGGACGGCCTGGGGCTGGGCGAGGTCGCCTCGCAGGGCTACTGCTTCCAGGTGGATCTCGCCCGCCGCGCGGTCGAGGCGGGCTATCACGTGGTCGAGGTCCCCATCACCTTCGTCGACCGGGAGATCGGTGACTCCAAGATGAGCCGGGACATCCTCGTCGAGGCGCTGTGGCGGGTCACCGGCTGGGGCATCACCTCCCGCGCGAACAAGGTCCTGGGCCGCAAGACCCTCTGA
- a CDS encoding amidohydrolase encodes MSQSTAPQSAPEHRTVLLRGGDVHSPADPFATAMVVERGHVAWVGSEGAADAFASGVDEVVDLEGALVTPAFTDAHVHTTATGLALTGLDLSGARTLSEALGLIRAFANGRPAGDVLLGHGWDAARWPERRHPSRAELDEAAGGRALYLPRIDVHSAVVTTALLDLVPGVTAMTGFHPDAPLTGDAHHAVRAAAHGALPAAQRGAAQRAALDHAASLGIGSVHECGGPEISDEEDFTSLLALAAERPGPRVLGLWAEEIADEKDARRIRELGAIGAAGDLFVDGSLGSHTACLHRPYADDPHAGTAHLDAARIAAHVTACTEAGLQAGFHAIGDAAVTAVVDGVRAAAGTLGLDRIRAARHRVEHAEMLTPETIAAFAELGLTASVQPAFDAAWGGPEGMYAERLGAERAATLNPYAALLRAGVPLAFGSDSPVTPLDPWGTVRAAAHHRTPEHRISVRAGFTAHTRGGWRAVGRDDAGLLVPGAPADYAVWRTAELLVQAPDDRVARWSTDPRSGTPGLPDLTPGADLPVCLRTVVFGQTVYVRPNE; translated from the coding sequence ATGAGCCAGAGCACCGCCCCCCAGAGCGCCCCCGAACACCGCACCGTGCTGTTGCGCGGCGGAGACGTCCACAGCCCCGCCGACCCGTTCGCCACCGCGATGGTCGTCGAACGCGGGCATGTCGCCTGGGTGGGGTCAGAAGGGGCCGCCGACGCCTTCGCGAGCGGCGTGGACGAGGTGGTCGACCTCGAAGGCGCCCTGGTCACCCCGGCGTTCACCGACGCCCATGTGCACACCACCGCCACCGGCCTGGCCCTGACGGGGCTCGACCTCTCCGGCGCCCGCACGCTGTCCGAGGCCCTCGGCCTCATCCGCGCGTTCGCGAACGGGCGCCCTGCCGGGGACGTTCTGCTCGGACACGGCTGGGACGCCGCCCGCTGGCCCGAGCGGCGTCACCCCTCGCGCGCCGAGCTCGACGAGGCGGCCGGCGGCCGGGCCCTGTACCTGCCGCGGATCGACGTGCACTCCGCGGTCGTCACGACGGCCCTGCTGGACCTTGTCCCCGGCGTCACCGCGATGACCGGATTCCACCCCGACGCGCCGCTGACCGGCGACGCCCACCACGCGGTACGGGCCGCCGCCCACGGCGCGCTCCCGGCCGCCCAGCGGGGAGCCGCGCAGCGCGCCGCCCTCGACCACGCCGCCTCCCTCGGCATCGGCAGTGTGCACGAGTGCGGGGGGCCCGAGATCTCCGACGAGGAGGACTTCACCTCCCTCCTCGCCCTCGCCGCCGAGCGGCCGGGACCACGCGTCCTCGGCCTCTGGGCCGAGGAGATCGCCGACGAGAAGGACGCCCGGCGCATCCGCGAGCTGGGCGCGATCGGCGCGGCCGGCGACCTGTTCGTCGACGGTTCCCTCGGCTCGCACACCGCCTGCCTGCACCGGCCCTACGCGGACGACCCGCACGCCGGCACCGCCCACCTGGACGCCGCCCGGATCGCCGCCCATGTCACCGCCTGCACCGAGGCGGGCCTCCAGGCGGGCTTCCACGCCATCGGCGACGCCGCGGTCACCGCCGTGGTGGACGGGGTCAGGGCCGCCGCCGGGACGCTCGGCCTCGACCGGATCCGGGCCGCCCGCCACCGCGTCGAACACGCCGAGATGCTCACCCCCGAGACGATCGCCGCCTTCGCGGAACTGGGTCTCACCGCCTCCGTCCAGCCCGCCTTCGACGCCGCCTGGGGCGGCCCGGAGGGGATGTACGCCGAGCGCCTCGGCGCGGAGCGGGCCGCCACCCTCAACCCGTACGCGGCGCTGCTGCGCGCCGGAGTGCCGCTGGCCTTCGGCTCCGACAGCCCGGTCACCCCGCTCGACCCCTGGGGCACCGTGCGGGCCGCCGCCCACCACCGCACCCCGGAGCACCGCATCTCGGTCCGCGCCGGGTTCACCGCGCACACCCGCGGCGGCTGGCGCGCCGTCGGCCGCGACGACGCGGGCCTCCTGGTGCCCGGCGCCCCGGCCGACTACGCCGTCTGGCGCACCGCCGAACTCCTGGTCCAGGCCCCCGACGACCGGGTCGCCCGATGGTCCACCGACCCCCGGTCCGGCACGCCAGGCCTGCCGGACCTCACCCCCGGGGCCGACCTTCCCGTCTGCCTGCGGACCGTGGTCTTCGGACAAACGGTCTACGTGCGACCGAACGAGTGA
- a CDS encoding Lrp/AsnC family transcriptional regulator — MEELDRQIVELLVKDGRMSYTDLGKATGLSTSAVHQRVRRLEQRGVIRGYAAVVDPEAVGLPLTAFISVKPFDPSAPDDIAERLAGVPELEACHSVAGDENYILKVRVATPLELEHLLTRIRTLAGVSTRTTVVLSTPYEARPPRI; from the coding sequence ATGGAGGAGCTGGACCGTCAGATCGTTGAGTTGCTCGTCAAGGACGGGCGGATGAGCTACACCGACCTGGGCAAGGCCACGGGCCTGTCCACATCGGCGGTTCATCAGCGCGTCCGCCGACTGGAGCAGCGCGGGGTGATCCGCGGCTACGCCGCGGTCGTCGACCCCGAGGCCGTCGGGCTGCCCCTCACCGCGTTCATCTCGGTGAAGCCGTTCGACCCGAGCGCACCCGACGACATCGCCGAACGGCTCGCCGGGGTGCCCGAACTGGAGGCCTGCCACAGCGTCGCCGGGGACGAGAACTACATCCTGAAGGTGCGCGTGGCGACGCCGCTGGAGCTGGAACACCTGCTCACCCGGATCCGCACGCTCGCCGGCGTGTCCACCCGGACCACCGTCGTCCTGTCCACCCCGTACGAGGCCCGGCCCCCGCGTATCTGA